The DNA window CGGGTCCCGATCGGCGCCGCCTGGCACCCGTACTCCGCAACCAGCGGCCCGTCGGCCCCCGCGCCGACGTTGGGATCGGTTCCCTGGCGCAGCTCCTCGATGTCCGGCACCCCGTCACCGTCGCTGTCCTTCCCGGCGCCCTCGAGCGCCTGGAGGGCGAGCACGAGCGAATCCTCGTCGTAAGGAACGAGCCCACGGCTGAGCATGCTCTCTCCGAACGGGGTGGTCACCGTTCCCGCCGTCGCCGAGCCCTGATGGCAGATCGAACAATCCGGCGCCGCATCGAGCCCGAGCTCGGACTGGATGCGTGGAGGGAAGTTCGGCGTCGCGTGGGCCTGTCCCGCCAGTGCCGTGGTGAGGACCACGAACGCCGCGGTGAGGAAGGTCTTCTCAGAGGAAAACATGGAGCTGCCCCAGGAGGGAGGTCACGCCCGCGCGGCTGCCCGCGATCGGCACGTTGCGGTAATTGAAGTCGAACCTCACGTCCGCGTGAGGCGCAAAGAACCAGTTCGCCGAGAGCCAGCCGCCGAGCGAGGCCCCTTGCGCCGAGAAGTCGTTGTTGAGCACCTCGCCGGTACCGATGAAGTGGACGCCCTGGATCGGCTCCACGTCGACCTGGAGCATGCCGGTCGCGCCAGCCTGGATCGAGGCGTCTCTCGAGGAGCGCATCAAGAAATCGCCCTCGGCCATGATCACCACGGGCTTGACCGGCACGTAGCGCGCGAACACCCCGTGCGCGTGCCGGAAGAGCGGCGCCTGCGTCGCGAGATCGGTATCGGTGTACGTGATCAAGCTCGACACGCCGACGGCGAGGTTTTGACCGAACGCGCGCTCGACGTAGCCGGAGTAGCCGCGCTCTCGCAGGTCGGGGGGTGAAAGCTGGAGGTTGCCGATGATGGCCATCACCTCCATGCGCCAGGCATCCTCCACGTAGCTGAACGCAAGGCCGTGCTGCTGGGCCGCGTTGATGTCGGTGAGCGTCGCCGACCTCGCCCACATCGTGTGCTCGATGATCCGCAGGCCGTACGGGAGGTTCATGCGGCCCGCGCGCAGCATGAACGCCTCGCTCTCGCCGAGCACGACGCCGGCCCAGTGCTGTCTCGACACGAGCCGGTGCTCTTCACCGTGGGTCACCGACGCGCCGAGCGCACCCTCGGGGACGTACCCCAGCGACACCGAGGCGCGGAAACGATCGATCACCGCACCCGCTGCGGCGTCGGCTTGCATGAGCATGTACCGGGTGACGGTGGGGGCAGGCGACGGAGGTCGCACGTGCAGCAGCAAGCTGCGGACGTCGGCCTGGACGAGCAGCTGCTCCGGCAGGGGGATGGCCCCGAACAGGAAGCCGCCGAGCTTCGAGGGGTCCTCGTCCGCCGGTGGCTCACCGTAGCGCGTGCGGAGGAGGACTTCGCTTTGCGCCCGCCCGTAGAGCGTCATCAACCCGGCGCCCGACGGGTCGATGTGGCACGTCGAGCAGCTCGTGTAGTCATGCCGGATCATCCACGGGTACGCCCACGCGCGCTCGCCGACGAGCAGCACGAACAGCGGGAGGACCAGCGCCAGCAGCAGACGCGGGAGGCGCTGGCTGCGCCCCCGGGAGCGACGAACGCCTCGCTCAGGACAGATGGGTTCGACCAGGAGCACCGTATTTTCCCTGCTCGGTGTGACGACCGTCGCGCACACCGCTCGATTGCGACGTGCGCATCACGCGCAACGCACTGCACTCCATACCAAAGGTCCGGCTCGGGGAGCGTCGGAACCACATGCCCTGGGTTCCGTGTCGTCCTGGTCGCCGCCCCACGCTCGACGTGACGATCGACGTGCGACGTGCCCCCTCCACATGCCGTCCGGATCTTGGGCGCGCTCTTGTCGAGTCCGTTTCCTCCACCCCCGCACCGACGCCGGGGGCGTGGACAGATGACCGTCGAGCAGCCGAGACCGTCGCTCTCCGCTCATGACGGCAGAGGATGCGACGGCAGCGTCTCCGTCCCGTTCACTGATCGTGGGTGTTGAACTTCACGGACACATCGACGTCGGGCTTCACCGAGAGGCCCATGTAGCTCGGCTTCTCGATCCCGAAGTCCAGGATGTTGATCCGGACGCTGCCGGTCACCGCGTGGCCGTTGCCGCTCTTGGTCGCCTCGTACTTGAACTTCACGGGCTTGGTCTGACCGTGGAGCTTGAGCTGCCCCGTCGCCTCGCCCGCGCCGACCGTGGGGTAGCTGATGGCCGCCTTCGGCACGACCAGCTCGGCCTGCGGGTACTTGGCGGTCTCCAGGTACTTCTCCTTCATGTGCTTGTTGCGCAGCTCGATGCCCGTATCGAGCTTCGCGAGCGGGACCACGATGTGCACGCTGTCGGCGCTGTCGCTGGCGCGCAGCTCGTCCGACTTGCCCACGATGCTCAGCCCGGCCGGCCCGGTGGCCTTGAACTCCACGGAAGACGACCCATGCGAGGCGAGCTTCGCGTGCGCGGACAGTGCGAAGCCCGCGGTGAGCACCGAGGCGACGACACCGACATAAAGCGAACGATTCATGACCTTCTTCTCCGTGCCAGGGGCGGCCGACCCGTCGCCAACCGCTTGGTGACTATTTGCAACAGGACGCCTCGACGTTCCACTGACGCGCGCGTCGGAAACCGGGGAGGAGCCTGCATGGGCGTTGGACGACAGCTTATCTCCGAAAGTCAAACCGTGAGGTGCGATGTGTGGATGACGCTGCCGGCATCCATCGATCCAGCGACGGCGAAGACCCACAGGGGAGGCGTGCCCGACATCCTCTCCATCGGTGGTTCACCGCCATGACGCCATGGCGTCACCGTGGCAGCTCGGCACACCGAGCGTCGCCCGCCCACGGTGCGCCCCCGTCCCACCGATCACCTCGCCTGTCGGAATCGTGCTCCTGCACCGACCGCTCAGGATCCCCAGGCGCGCTCCGTAGCCGACATCACCCCTGCGCGAGCCGACATCACCCCCGCGCGCGTGCAGGGCGAAGACGTCCACCGCCGCGCGACCGACGCCGCCACCATCGGCCCGAACGTGCCCGCCGCACACGACGGGTCATGGTCTCAGCCCGTGACCGCCCGGAGCGCCACTTCCAGCTTGGCGGCGACGGCGCCCACCTCGCTCCGGTCCACGCCCAGCGTCTCGGCCGCGCTCGCGTCGCTCATCGCCCCCTCCTCGATGAGGAGCGCTGCATAACGACGACCGAGGTCCGGTGTCTTCCTGAGGACTTCCACCACGTCGATCGACAGCTCGGGGTTCACCCGCGCCGCGCTCAGCATCTGCTCCACCCGACCGGCGCGCGCCTCCCCGCTCGCGTCGTCACCTGTGGCTTTCACGCCTCTGCGCGCCGGCGGCCTGGCCGGAGCCGCAGGCTTCTCCAGCAAGAAGTCCGCGGCTCCCCGCTTCCTCGCGAGATCGCGGAGGACCTCCTCCGACGTCTCGAGCGCGCCGTCGTTGAAGAGCACCAGGGCCTCACCCGTCTTCTCCAGCAGGAAGCGGAGCATTGAGACCTGCACGGCGTCCACGTCGAGGTCCCCCGGGCGCTCCAGGATCATCATCGAGCGGCACGCCTCGAAGCGCGCCGTGACCGAGGCCGGGATCGACTTCCGGGACCGTCGGTAAAGCGCCTCGAGCTCGTCGAGGGTGGGCAGCTTGCTGCTCGCCAGCACCTCGGCGTACTCGTCCTCGCTGTCACGGTGAGCCTCCAGGTAGGCCTCGAGCACGCGCTCACACTCGTCTTCGAGGGCGCGCATCGCCTCCGGCGCGAGCGGGCTGTAGATCCACCAGGTAGCGCTCATGGCGGGGGAGATACCCGATGTCCCGGAGCCGAACAAGCGCCGCCCGGGCCCTCGCCGCACCTGACCTCACGGCTTCGGAGAGCGGGCGAAGTCACCCGCTGCAGGGTCCAGGGATCAGCCGCCGCTTCGCACCACGAGCACGTCGTCTTGTGCACGCACCACCTCGACGCTGGAGGCGAGCTGACGGAGCCGCAGCGTCCTGCCCTTCTCCGGGCCGACGACCGTCCATCGCCCCCAGACCTCCTTATCATCCTGATCCTGCACCAGCACCACCGCGCCGGGCGCCACCGGATCGATGGCGCGCACCGCGTGGACCCACAGCCGAGCTCTGGGGTGCTCCGACGCCGCCGCCGCGTCGGGTATGAAGACCGGGAAGCCACGGCCAGGCTGAAGCCGCACCGTCTCCCCAGCGATCGATTCCACGCGAACCGAGACGAACCTGGCCTTCGCCTGTTCCTCTCTCGACCCTTCCCCCGGTCCTTCTCCTCGCCCCTCGTCCTGCCCTTCTTCACGCAGCGAGAGCAGATCCCCCACCTCGATGGGTGCGCCGGTCGGCAGCGGCACGGAGACCCCCTCGGCCGACGCCTCGCTCGCGCGCTGCACGATCACGAGCGACTTCTGATCGACCTTGGGCTCGTGGAGTTCTCCCTCCAGAACGCGGACGCGCGTGTTGCGGTCCATCTCGGGGCCCAGCACCTCCGCGCGCGACCAGGCGCCCGAATGATGCACGAGCACCAGGTCCCCCTTCGCCGGCCCTCCCTGGAAGTACACGCTCGTGCGCGCGTGGAGCACGCTGCGGACGAGCGGCGTCGGCTCACGCGCGCCGCACGCGAGCCCCAGCACGCGCCCGTCGGGCGAGCGACCGAGCACGCTCACGTCACACGCCGCGCGCCCCGCCCGCATGGTGAGCTTGTCGCCGAGGGCGAGGGGCATCCCGTCCGCGACCGGCACCGTGTAGGCGCCGCCGGGCGCGCCCCGCATGAACATCACCGTGCCGAAGATGCTCCCCGCGAGGACGAAGATCGCCCCGCCGAGGAGAAGAGGCTTGCTGCGGACCACGGGGACTTGCGACGTCGGCTCGGACTGCACGGGGGCGGAGTCTAGTCACGACGCCTCGTCCGCGCGACGGCGCGGCGATGGCGCGCAGACGAAGCGCGCGCGCCGAGCGGACCGCCTGGCTCAGGGGCTCCTCATCAGGGGCTCCTCAGGGGATGATCTTGGCGACGAAGGCGTCCCAGCCCCCCGCGCTCGTCAGCGCGCCGTTGCCGAAATCGAGGGTGTCCTGGAAACGGCCCGCCACGAGCAGGTGTCCCGCCGGATCGAAGGCCACCGCGCGCCCCCACTGCTCCCCCACATCGCCGAACCGCTGGCTCGACAGGTGCGTGCCCGCCGCATCGTACCGCGCGAGGAACACGTCGACCCCGCCCGCCGTCGTCAGCACCCCTCCGCCGAAATCCCCCGAACCGGCCAGCCGCCCGGTGATCGCCACCCCGCCCTGCGCGTCCAGCGCGAGCCCGTAGCCGAGCTGCTCCATCGCGCCACCGAACCTCCGACTCCACTGGTGCCCCCCGCCGCCATCGAACTTCGCCAGGAAGACGTCATGCGCTCCGCCGTTCGGGAGAGGGCCCCCACCGAAGTCGACGACGCCCGCGATCTGGCCCGTGATGAACGCATGGCCCGACGCATCCACCGCCACCTTGTGGCCGATGTTCGAGCCGGAGGCGTGGAACGCCTTGCTCCACGAGTGCGCCCCCGCGGCGCTGAACTTCGCGAGGAACACCTCCTCGCCGCTCTGGGCCACGAAGTCGTTCCCCCCGAAGTTCACGGTGCCGTAGAAGAAGCCGGTCAAGAACACCGCGCCGCTCGCATCCAGCGCCACCGAGCGAGGCGCCTGCGACGCGGCGTCACCGAAGCGCCGCCCCCAGAGCGGCACACCGGCCGCGCTCACCTTCCCGACGAAGATGTCGTTGCTGCCCGCGGCGGGGAGCGTGTCGCCCGCGAAGGTGAACGCCGACCGCACCGCCCCGGCGACGACCACGTTCCCCTGCGCGTCCACCGCCACGGCGTTCCCCTCGTCGTCCACGCCCGCGCTGCCGAAGGACAGGCTCCACACGTGGCCGCCATCGCCGTCCAGCCGCACCACGAAGCCGTTGCTCCCCGCGCCCGCCGCGCTCAGCACGCCCCCTCCGAAGTCGATGCTCCCACCGAACGAGCCGGTGATCACCACGTGCCCCCCTGGCGCGAGGGCCACGCCCCGCATCTGCTCGCTCACGGTCCCGCCGAACCGCCGGCTCCAGAGGTGCGTCCCGTTCGGCGCGAACTTGGCGACGAACAGATCGCTCCCACCCGCCGTCGTCAGGGTCCCTCCTCCGAGATCGATGGCCCCGGAGAAGTGACCGACCAGGAAGACGCTGCCTGCGGCGTCCGTCACCACGTCGACGGCGTCCTGATCCAGCGTGTTGCCAGCCTGCCGCGACCACGCCGCGCTGCCACACGCCGGGTTCACCCCGTCGCAGTCCTCGTCCGCCGGCGTGCCGCAGTTCTCCGCCTGCGGCAGCACCTCGCCCGTGCACGTGCCCCACCCGGAGCCTTGCGCGTTGCAGACCTGCGTGCCGGCCCTGCAGATCCCGACCCCGGCCGTACCGGGTGGTCCTCCGTAGCAGCTCGCCACCGAGCCCGGCACGCACACGCATCCCTCGCCGGACTCGTTGATCTGCCCGTCGCAGTCCTCGTCGCCCGGCTGGAGGCAGGTCTCCGTCTGCGGCAGCACCTCGCCGATGCACGGTCCCCACGCGGTCCCTTGCGCGTTGCATGCGCGCACCCCGGCCATGCAATTGCCGACGTTCACGGTGCCCTGCGGCCCGCTGTAACAGGACGCCGTGGTGTTCGGCACGCAGACACACCCGGCCCCGTCCTCGTTCACCACGCCATCGCAGTCGTCGTCCACGGGCGTCAGGCAAGTCTCGGGCAAGGGCACCACCTCACCCATGCAGGGGCCGTAGCTCGTCCCCGAGTTCTGACAGACCTGCGTGCCGCCCACGCACGCGCCCACCCCCTGTGTCCCGGCGGGGCCCGAATAGCAGGGGAGCGACGTGCCGGGCACGCACTGACAGTCGACCCCCTCCTCGTTGATCTGCCCGTCGCAGTCGTCGTCGCCAGGGGTCGCGCAGGTCTCGGGCACCGGCGTCACTTCGCCCTCGCAAGGTCCGAAGCCGCTGCCGTCCTCGAGACACTGCCTCAGCCCGGCCCTGCACAACCCCGTCGTCTCGGTGCCGGGCGGCCCGCTGTAACAGAACTCGCTCGTCCCCGGGTTGCAGACGGAGCTGCCTCCGCCGCTGCCGCCCTGGCCTCCAGTCCCGCCTTGGCCTCCGGTCGCGGCGTTGCCCGCATCGCCCCCGGCGCCCCCGGCGCCCCCGGCGCCCCCGGCGCCCCCCGCACCGCCAGCCCCACCGCTCCCGGGTCCGCCGCCGCTGCCTGGCCCCGAGCTGCTGCTCCCGGGACCGCTCGGATCACCCGACCCGTCGCCATCGCTGGAGCAACCTGCCGCGAGCAGGAAGGGAACCGTCACCACTGCGGCCCACGCGCGCTTCCGACGCCGGATCGACTGCATGCCAAGAAAGCTCATGACCGCGCAGACAAGCGGTGCAGTGAGACGCTGTCAAGGCGTGGCGGGGGCGGCCTCCAGCGCCTCGATCACCAGCCGGTAGCCAGGCGCCTCCACGAACGTGAAGCTCACCGTGTCGCCGACCTTGATCCCCTCGAGCAGCGCCGGGCGGGCCACCTCGAAGTCCATGGTCATCGCCTTCATGTAGTCGGGGATCTCCTCGTGCGCGATGGCCACCGAGGCGCGCGACGCCGGCAGCGCCTTCACCACGCCGCGCACCGTCCTCCTCGGCGCCGACGAAGAGATGGCCGGAGGCGTCTTCTGACTGTTCTCCGCCGAAGGCCCGCGCTCGCATCCACCGCAGAGGATCGAGACGAACAGAACGAGAAATACCGCTCGCATGAGCCGTGAGCGTAGTGCGAGAGACCGGCCGTGGGGTGCGGCATAATCACGCACCTGCGCGCTGTTCGTTGACCGTCCCGGTGCCAGCGCGTAGGAGATGCCGACGATGCCGAGCCAGAGCGCTCCTCCCCCGAGCCGCGACGGAACGTGGGCGATCCCCCTCTTTTTCGCTCTCGCCGTGGCCGCTGGCTCCTTCGCGATTTCGTCCTCGTCGCCGGACGGTGCCCCCTGGGACGCACCACCAGCGCACGCGGCGGAGGTCTACACGGCGACCGGCATGATCATGTCGTTCGGGCCGGACCGCGCCTTCGTGAACATCGCCCACGACGACATCCCCGGGTACATGAGGGCCATGGTGATGTCGTTCAAGCCGCGCGACGCGGCGCAGATCGCCACCTTCGCCGCAGGCGACCGCGTCCACTTCCGCTTCTCCGTGCAGGGCGATGGCCAGCGGCTGATCACGTCGATCCAGAAGCGCTGAGACACGAGGCCCTGCGTGCCCGAGCTACCGGAAGTCGAGCACGCCGCCCGCGCACTCCGGACCTGGCTCGTCGGCGTCCGGGTCACCCGCGCCGAAGCGAGCCCGAGCCGCGTGCTCCGATCGATGCGGCCCGAAGCCTTTTCCGCCGCGCTCCTCGGCCGGCGGTGTGAGCGCGTCGAGCGCCGCGGCAAGACGCTGTTGCTCGGCTTCGACGCCGGCCTCGGCTTGCTCTCGCACCTCGGGATGTCGGGGCGATGGCTGCGCCGGACGCCTGGAGAAGCGCCTCCGCGTCATGATCGTGCACGCCTGCACCTCGAGGACGGCGCAGCGCTCCACTATGACGACCCGCGGATGTTCGGCCGCCTCCTCGTCGCTCCGGCCGCGCAGCTCGCGGCGCTGCCGGAACTCACCGCGCTCGGCCCCGACCCGCTCCTCGACGGCATCGACCCGGAGCGACTCGGCGCCGCGCTCGTCCGCACCACGCGCCCGGTCAAGGTGGCGCTCATGGATCCGACCCTCATCGCGGGCGTCGGCAACATCCAGGCGGCGGAAGCCCTCTTTCGCGCCGGCGTTCACCCGGCCCATCCGTCCAACCGCCTCTCGCGGCAGCAGGTGGAGGCGGTGGCAGCAGGCATCGAGGCCTCCATCGCGCACACGCTCGCGTCCCTTTCGACGACCGACGACGTGCATTACCTGTCCGGCGGGCGCGCAACCGACAACCCATTCCTCGTCTACGGACGTGTCGGCACGCCGTGCCCGCGCTGTGGTGCGCCGATCGAGACGCGCCGCCTCGCCGGGAGGAGCAGCGCCTACTGCCCCCGGTGCCAGCCAGCACCGCCTGGTGGATGAGCGGCGCGCGCGCTCAGGGTGACTTGAGCCGATCCTTCAGCTTCTGGATGGCGTCGGTCACCGGGGGGCTGTGCTTGAAGCAAGCGCGCACCACCGTCTCCAGGACCAGGAGGGTGCGCTCGTCGCCGTCCTTCACCGCCTGGTCGAGGAGGCCGAGCTTCTCGTTGCAGGGCGCGTCGCGGAGCGCGAACGCCGCGCGCACCGGCGGGCTCGCGTGGGCGGAGAGCTCGGGCTTGCGCAAAATCTCCGCCGCGCGCAAGGCGGGTCCGGAGCGGCCACGGGTCTCGACGAGACGGTAGAGGACGTCGCCTCCGCCGGTGCCGAACTGTGTCGCGAGCGCGGTGAACACGGGCTCGGCGTGCGGGTTGGTCCCCGGCGGCGAGGCGACGAGAACCGCCAGGTTGCGCGCGGCCTCGGCCACCCCTGGATCCTCCAGGGCCTTGCGGTCGCGCTTGGCCAGGTCGAGCAAGGTGCTCACCGCCTCGTCCCAGCTCCGCTTCTTCACCGCGTTCTGGAGCGCCTCGCGCGCGGCCGGGTCGGGCGCGGTGTCCGCCGAAGCCGCCGAAGCCGCCGCCGAGGGAACGGTATCCGGCGCTTCCTCGGCTCCCGGTGCCTCTTTCTGTGGAGACGCCGAGGGCGAGAGCGGGCCCGGCAAGTTCTTGAGGTCGCGGAAGGTCTCCTTCGGTGGACGGAGGTTCACGGTGGGCGCCTTCGGGCGCGTCACGGGGGCGTTCGGGTCCGGCGGCGGCGGCGCAGTTCCGCGCGTGACGAGCCACACGCAGAAGATCCCGATGACTGCGCCCACGAACACCAGGAGGCCCAGGTTGCTCTGCTCTGCAGCGACCGCCTTCGCGGGCATTTTCGTGTTGCCCGCAGCGCGAGCGGCCGCAGCGGCCGGGGCGATGGGCTCCGGAGGGAGCGCAGGGCGAGAGCCCACCGACTCCGGAGGAGGAGGCGGCTCGGAAGGCGACGACGCTGGCGCCGAGGTCGTCAGCGAGGACGCCGCTGCAGAGGCGTCCTCAGGGCGGTCGGTCGACGGGCCCTTCGCGTCGCCCTCCACCGGCGACGACGCCCGTGACCCCTCATCCGATGACGACGCGCGCGCCTCCTCAGCCTGCGGCGACGCAGAGGAGGCTGCGCCCTCTCGAGACAGCGGTTTCGTCGACGCTCGCTCCGACGTCGCTTCTTTTGACGACCCTTGCTCCGAGGACACCCGCTCCAACGACCCTTGCTCCGAGGACACCCGCTCCAACGACCCTTGCTCCGAGGACACCCGCTCCGACGTATCCTCCGACGAAATACCCATCGACGACGTGCCCGCCGATGGCGACCCCAGACCCGGGACCGAGGCCTCCGACGTCGACACGTCCGACGCCCGATCCAGGGTGGTGCGCTCCGACGGCCCGAAGGGCCTGGAAGACGGCACCGTGTTCGAGAACTCCAGGTTCGAGTCCCGCGCCGACTGGAGGGCCGCCGAGTCCAGCTCCAGGAGCGCGCTCGACGACGTGGGAACCGGGCTCGCGGCAGCGCCCTCTCCCCCGTCGAGCTTCGGCAGGGCTGCAGGCGGAGGCACGTTCGCCTTCGCCATGTTGCTCGACGGCGGACGGGTCGAGGCGGAGACCGGGCGCGGCATCGGCAGCGCCGCGGCCTCACACGCCTCATCCAGCGCCGCGAGCAGCTCCTCGGCCGACGCGAAGCGCGCCTCGGGCAGCTTCTTGATCAACCGACGCGCGATCGCCTCCAGCTCCGGGGGGACCGACACCGAAGGCGCCCGCTCGGCGATGGGCGGCGCCTCCAGCGTCGCCATCTTGGTGAAGAGCTGCACCGGATCGTTGGCCGAGAACGGGTGCTTCCCGGCGAGCATCTCGTAGAAGATGATCCCCAGCGCGAAGAGGTCCGAGCGGGCGTCGACCGATTCCATGCCGAGCGCGGCCTCGGGGGCGAGGTACGCCATGGTCCCGAACACCACACCCGCGCCGGTGAGGCGCTCGGTCATCGAGGGGCGATCGGCATGCTCCAGCTCCGCGGCCACCGCGCTCAGCCGCTCCATGCGCACCTTGGCGAAGCCCCAGTCGATCAGCTTGACGAGATCGTTCTGCGCCTCGACGACCATCACGTTGCGGGGCTTGAGGTCGCGGTGGACGATGTCCATCGTGTGCGCCGCGCCGAGCGCTGCGGCGAGCTGACGCGCGATGCTGGCCGCACGCGACGGCGCGAGCGGACCGCGCCGGATGATGTCGTGCAGGGTCGTCCCCCGGACGTACTCGGCGACGAGGTAGAAGAGCCCGTCCTCGGTCTCGCCGAAGTCGGTGGCGGTGGCCACGTTGGGGTGCTGGATGTGCGCGCCCGCCACCGCCTCGCGCTCGAAGCGCTTCACCAGCTCCGGCAGCCCCTCGGTGTCCGGATGGAGGATCTTGATGGCGACGCGCTTGCGCATGCGCACGTGCTCGCCGCGGTACACCGCCCCCATCCCTCCCATCGCGATGACCTCGTCGATGCGGTAGCGCTGGGAGATGACCCGACCGAGGAGCGAGTCGGCCCGGCGCAGGGCCGCCTTGTCGGATTGATCCGTGGGCTTGGTCTCGGCCATCGCGATGGCCGGCACCCTACCCCGGTCCGGGTGGGACGGTCGACGTTCACCCGCACCCACCCCGCCCGTCCGGCACATCGCGCCAACGTCCGAGAAGCCCTTCCCGTCGCGTCATCTTCCTCACCACAGGGGGCATCCCCTGCTCCCCTCGCCCTTCCGTTGGCGCTCCCCGTGGGTCCAGGACGTCCGTGACGAACATCCGCGGCCGACCTCCTGTTGGCCCAGTCACCGAAATCCCCTCGAAAAGGGCCTACCCATCCTCTTTTCCAGTGAGACATGGTCGCGTCGGCCGCTGACGCGACCATGTCTCACCCTGGACTGCGGCTCGTCGACGACTCACGGGACCTGTGCACGCCCCGGACTGGGTCCCGTCGACGACTCACGGGACCTGTGCACGCCCCGGACCGGGTCCCGTCGACGACTCACGGGACCTGTGTTCGCGCGCCATGGCCCCGTCGACGGCGTACCGCAGCCAGGTCGGCAGCGCCCTCGCCCCGGGCGCCGTGCGCTCAGGTCCGGCTCGCCGAGGGACCGGCCCCCGTCACGCCGGGATGGCGGGGTGGTTCGCGCGCACGGATCCCCGCTTTCGTGTCCGCGGGCAGGTGAACTTCCGGACCCGCCCCCGACGCGGGTGGCGACGCTTTGGTCACGAGGTGGACCTGCCGAAAAATTTCTCTCCGACACCAGGTCCGCCTCGCCAGGCCAGAATTCCACCCCGTGTCAGCGTGGCTCGGTCGCCGGGCGGCTCGGGCGCTCGTCGGACACAGGCGAGAGCGCCTCGAACGGCGCCGCTCGAGCCTCCAGAAGGCGCAACTCGTCACCCAGCCAGTCGAGAAACGCCGCGTCCCAGGCGACGCCCTCGGGCCACGCGGCGGCGATGCGCGCGGCCAGCACCTGATCCCACCGGCTGTAGAGCGTGTGCAAGGCGGCGTGCGCGCGCCGGGCAGCGGCGGACGCGGCGAGGCGCAGATCTTCGGGCTGCGCGTCGTCGCCCTCTCCTTCGCGGAACGTGTCCTCGCAGACGTAGTAGTTGCAGGTGGCCGGGCGGAGGGTGTGGTCGATGGTGCAGCCCTCGGCGCCATGAAACACGCACTTGTTCTGGCGTCGATCGGTGGGGCGCTCGCGGCGTCGCACGCGCAAAAGGCGCAGCCCGCCCGCGACCGGCGAGAGCCGCCCCGCCGCGATCTGCGCGAGGAGGAAGTCACGACCGCCGAGCAGGACGATGCGACCGATGTCCGACCAGTCGGCCAGCGGTGGGCTGAAGCAACACCCGGCAGCCCCCTGGGGGCAACGCGCACAGAGCGGCGAGAGCAGCCGCGTGTGAACGCCGAGCAACTCCAGGTGGATCATGAGGACGAACGACGAGGCATGCGCGGCCCGGGACCAACGTGGGAACCGCGTACCAGTACACGGTTCCCCACCGCCGCGCACGGCCCACCTCGGCGCGTTCGCACCTCGCCCCCGGGCACGACCGGACGGCGCGCTCGGGTGCTAGGCTCCGGCCGTGTCGCGACGCCCTGCGCTCGATCCGAGGGACCCTGGGGAGAAGAGAGGAGCGCCACCACGCGCCGGGAGGACGACCCTGGGATGGATC is part of the Chondromyces crocatus genome and encodes:
- a CDS encoding serine/threonine protein kinase codes for the protein MAETKPTDQSDKAALRRADSLLGRVISQRYRIDEVIAMGGMGAVYRGEHVRMRKRVAIKILHPDTEGLPELVKRFEREAVAGAHIQHPNVATATDFGETEDGLFYLVAEYVRGTTLHDIIRRGPLAPSRAASIARQLAAALGAAHTMDIVHRDLKPRNVMVVEAQNDLVKLIDWGFAKVRMERLSAVAAELEHADRPSMTERLTGAGVVFGTMAYLAPEAALGMESVDARSDLFALGIIFYEMLAGKHPFSANDPVQLFTKMATLEAPPIAERAPSVSVPPELEAIARRLIKKLPEARFASAEELLAALDEACEAAALPMPRPVSASTRPPSSNMAKANVPPPAALPKLDGGEGAAASPVPTSSSALLELDSAALQSARDSNLEFSNTVPSSRPFGPSERTTLDRASDVSTSEASVPGLGSPSAGTSSMGISSEDTSERVSSEQGSLERVSSEQGSLERVSSEQGSSKEATSERASTKPLSREGAASSASPQAEEARASSSDEGSRASSPVEGDAKGPSTDRPEDASAAASSLTTSAPASSPSEPPPPPESVGSRPALPPEPIAPAAAAARAAGNTKMPAKAVAAEQSNLGLLVFVGAVIGIFCVWLVTRGTAPPPPDPNAPVTRPKAPTVNLRPPKETFRDLKNLPGPLSPSASPQKEAPGAEEAPDTVPSAAASAASADTAPDPAAREALQNAVKKRSWDEAVSTLLDLAKRDRKALEDPGVAEAARNLAVLVASPPGTNPHAEPVFTALATQFGTGGGDVLYRLVETRGRSGPALRAAEILRKPELSAHASPPVRAAFALRDAPCNEKLGLLDQAVKDGDERTLLVLETVVRACFKHSPPVTDAIQKLKDRLKSP
- a CDS encoding copper-binding protein, translated to MRAVFLVLFVSILCGGCERGPSAENSQKTPPAISSSAPRRTVRGVVKALPASRASVAIAHEEIPDYMKAMTMDFEVARPALLEGIKVGDTVSFTFVEAPGYRLVIEALEAAPATP
- a CDS encoding thrombospondin type 3 repeat-containing protein; the encoded protein is MFSSEKTFLTAAFVVLTTALAGQAHATPNFPPRIQSELGLDAAPDCSICHQGSATAGTVTTPFGESMLSRGLVPYDEDSLVLALQALEGAGKDSDGDGVPDIEELRQGTDPNVGAGADGPLVAEYGCQAAPIGTRNWRGVLTTVGGILSMTMLARRYLRQRALQDRLKNRKKP
- the mutM gene encoding bifunctional DNA-formamidopyrimidine glycosylase/DNA-(apurinic or apyrimidinic site) lyase is translated as MPELPEVEHAARALRTWLVGVRVTRAEASPSRVLRSMRPEAFSAALLGRRCERVERRGKTLLLGFDAGLGLLSHLGMSGRWLRRTPGEAPPRHDRARLHLEDGAALHYDDPRMFGRLLVAPAAQLAALPELTALGPDPLLDGIDPERLGAALVRTTRPVKVALMDPTLIAGVGNIQAAEALFRAGVHPAHPSNRLSRQQVEAVAAGIEASIAHTLASLSTTDDVHYLSGGRATDNPFLVYGRVGTPCPRCGAPIETRRLAGRSSAYCPRCQPAPPGG
- a CDS encoding copper-binding protein; the protein is MPSQSAPPPSRDGTWAIPLFFALAVAAGSFAISSSSPDGAPWDAPPAHAAEVYTATGMIMSFGPDRAFVNIAHDDIPGYMRAMVMSFKPRDAAQIATFAAGDRVHFRFSVQGDGQRLITSIQKR
- a CDS encoding YceI family protein, which produces MNRSLYVGVVASVLTAGFALSAHAKLASHGSSSVEFKATGPAGLSIVGKSDELRASDSADSVHIVVPLAKLDTGIELRNKHMKEKYLETAKYPQAELVVPKAAISYPTVGAGEATGQLKLHGQTKPVKFKYEATKSGNGHAVTGSVRINILDFGIEKPSYMGLSVKPDVDVSVKFNTHDQ